The Georgenia sp. TF02-10 genome window below encodes:
- a CDS encoding carbohydrate ABC transporter permease: MTTTSRRVVYYVLTGLLALTFLLPIAWAVVNSVSPNPATSQADGYGLGNYAALVGYGEGLWTYLRNSLIISVVAVGTALVVATTGGYGFARFSFRGKNIVFMSVLAILMVPYAALLIPLSVWLGEIGLQNSLVGVGLVLALFQLPFSTFMMRNAFEAVPRELEEAALLDGCGTFRAFWRIMIPAVRAPLVTVGLFVFLIAWNDFMVPLYLLGADNAPLPLAMVNMRQQVMGVIDYGLTTAGVVVLAIPAVVLFLSLQKYYIKGFTSGAVKG; the protein is encoded by the coding sequence ATGACCACTACCTCCAGGCGCGTCGTATACTACGTACTCACCGGGCTTCTCGCCCTGACCTTCCTCCTGCCCATCGCCTGGGCAGTGGTGAACTCTGTGTCACCCAACCCGGCCACGTCGCAGGCCGACGGCTACGGCCTGGGCAACTACGCGGCGCTCGTCGGCTACGGCGAAGGACTGTGGACGTACCTGCGCAACTCCCTGATCATCTCGGTCGTGGCGGTGGGCACGGCCCTCGTGGTCGCGACCACCGGCGGGTACGGCTTCGCGCGGTTCTCCTTCCGCGGGAAGAACATCGTGTTCATGTCGGTGCTGGCGATCCTCATGGTCCCGTACGCCGCGCTCCTCATCCCGCTGTCCGTCTGGCTGGGGGAGATCGGGCTGCAGAACAGCCTCGTCGGTGTCGGGCTCGTGCTCGCCCTGTTCCAGCTGCCCTTCTCCACCTTTATGATGCGTAACGCCTTCGAGGCGGTTCCGCGCGAGCTCGAGGAGGCCGCGCTGCTCGACGGCTGCGGCACCTTCCGTGCGTTCTGGCGGATCATGATCCCCGCCGTGCGGGCGCCACTCGTGACGGTCGGCCTGTTCGTGTTCCTCATCGCGTGGAACGACTTCATGGTTCCGCTCTACCTGCTCGGAGCGGACAACGCTCCGCTCCCGCTGGCCATGGTCAACATGCGCCAGCAGGTGATGGGCGTAATCGACTACGGCCTGACGACGGCCGGGGTCGTGGTTCTTGCTATTCCGGCGGTGGTGCTCTTCCTCTCGCTGCAGAAGTACTACATCAAGGGATTCACATCAGGTGCAGTTAAGGGTTGA